One stretch of Narcine bancroftii isolate sNarBan1 chromosome 8, sNarBan1.hap1, whole genome shotgun sequence DNA includes these proteins:
- the LOC138741443 gene encoding zinc finger protein 706, whose product MARGQQKIQAQQKNAKRQAEKKKGGSDQKAAAKAALVHTCPVCKTQMPDPKTFKQHFESKHPKSPLPPELVDVQA is encoded by the exons ATGGCTCGTGGACAGCAAAAAATACAAGCCCAGCAGAAGAATGCAAAGAGGCAAGCTGAAAAGAAAAAGGGGGGATCTGATCAAAAAGCAGCAGCAAAGGCAGCCCTTGTGCACACATGTCCAGTTTGCAAG ACACAGATGCCAGATCCCAAAACCTTCAAACAGCATTTTGAGAGTAAACATCCTAAATCTCCTTTGCCTCCTGAGCTGGTAGATGTGCAGGCATAA